The Triticum aestivum cultivar Chinese Spring chromosome 7B, IWGSC CS RefSeq v2.1, whole genome shotgun sequence genome window below encodes:
- the LOC123160279 gene encoding uncharacterized protein At1g66480 — translation MGNSIGGRRKGAKVMQLDGTAFRVKPPAYAGAVLRDHPGFQLLESEQVKLLGVRARPLEHEALLRPGRLYFLVALPRPTVPPRRAWSGALHVGARERLESLMLTRRSTSDLTFPTSAGAGTAPPSPMSTSSEGGPVQLRMRLPKAQVAKLMGESRDAAEAAAKIMQLCAANGAVTPERSPQFLPTADWGTGGFAQTPERSPRFVPTPDWGAGRFAQTPERSPRFAVTPEWDARFMMPTPERGAETAKTPDKWSALPRTPEYASADVKASRKEKRTRFVALPDEIIA, via the exons ATGGGCAACAGCATCGGCGGCCGGCGTAAGGGCGCCAAGGTGATGCAGCTGGACGGCACCGCCTTCCGGGTGAAGCCGCCGGCGTACGCGGGCGCCGTGCTGCGCGACCACCCGGGCTTCCAGCTGCTCGAGTCGGAGCAGGTCAAGCTGCTCGGCGTGCGCGCGCGCCCGCTCGAGCACGAAGCGCTGCTCCGGCCGGGCCGGCTCTACTTCCTCGTCGCGCTGCCCCGCCCCACCGTGCCCCCGCGCCGCGCGTGGTCCGGCGCGCTCCACGTCGGCGCGCGCGAGAGGCTCGAGTCGCTCATGCTCACACGCCGCTCCACCTCCGACCTCACCTTCCCGACCTCGGCCGGTGCCGGCACCGCGCCGCCCTCTCCGATGTCCACCTCCTCCGAGGGCGGGCCAGTCCAGCTCAGAATGCGCCTGCCCAAGGCGCAGGTCGCCAAGCTTATGGGCGAGAGCCGGGACGCCGCCGAGGCGGCCGCTAAGATCATGCAGCTCTGCGCCGCCAACGGCGCTGTGACGCCGGAGCGGAGCCCGCAGTTCCTGCCGACGGCGGACTGGGGCACTGGTGGGTTCGCGCAGACGCCAGAGCGGAGCCCTCGGTTCGTGCCGACGCCGGACTGGGGCGCCGGCAGGTTCGCGCAGACCCCAGAACGGAGTCCCAGGTTCGCCGTGACGCCCGAGTGGGATGCCAGGTTCATGATGCCAACGCCGGAGAGGGGCGCAGAGACGGCGAAGACGCCGGATAAGTGGTCCGCTCTACCCCGCACGCCGGAGTATGCATCAGCAGACGTCAAGGCCAGCCGGAAGGAG AAGCGAACGCGGTTCGTGGCCTTGCCGGATGAGATCATAGCATGA